A genomic segment from Geitlerinema sp. PCC 7407 encodes:
- a CDS encoding PCP reductase family protein → MGERNYSDTLRWTAAAEEKLKNIPFFVRAQARQRIEALARAADTETVTADIVEQARLEFGQ, encoded by the coding sequence ATGGGAGAGCGCAACTATTCCGACACCCTCCGGTGGACTGCCGCAGCGGAGGAAAAGCTCAAAAATATTCCCTTCTTTGTACGAGCCCAGGCCCGTCAGCGCATCGAAGCCCTAGCCCGCGCCGCCGACACCGAGACCGTCACCGCAGACATCGTCGAGCAAGCCCGCCTCGAATTCGGCCAGTAG
- a CDS encoding D-alanyl-D-alanine carboxypeptidase family protein, whose translation MDKVSGNSNKGLNSPDDIPAAVRDTPIAPHASSSQRLLWIGGGAAAIALLLGIVFSVVLRTRPAPNPVAANPSASPSNSATAPSPGTDTPNPEDGTLLGHFSYEEAPRETLRSITPDGSIQLRQAAADQFSAMVSAAAAEGVSLVPISGFRSLADQEYLFFEVKAERGQVATKRAEVSAPPGYSEHHTGYAVDIGDGNTPATNLSQSFEETRAFQWLQQNAAFYSFELSFPQGNPQGVSYEPWHWRYVGDRASLETFYKARERTAETAPEAAP comes from the coding sequence GTGGATAAGGTCTCGGGCAACTCCAACAAAGGCTTAAATTCACCGGACGATATTCCCGCTGCGGTGAGAGATACACCGATTGCCCCCCATGCTTCTTCATCCCAGCGGTTGCTGTGGATTGGAGGGGGTGCCGCCGCGATCGCCCTGCTCCTGGGGATCGTCTTCAGCGTCGTTTTACGCACCCGCCCCGCGCCCAACCCCGTTGCGGCAAACCCCAGCGCATCCCCCAGCAATTCCGCTACTGCGCCCAGCCCCGGCACCGACACCCCCAACCCAGAAGATGGCACGCTGCTGGGCCACTTCAGCTACGAAGAAGCGCCCCGAGAAACTCTGCGCTCCATCACGCCCGACGGCAGCATTCAGCTTCGTCAGGCCGCTGCGGACCAGTTCAGCGCCATGGTGAGTGCGGCGGCCGCCGAGGGAGTGTCTCTGGTCCCCATTTCTGGCTTTCGATCGCTGGCTGATCAGGAGTATCTATTCTTTGAAGTCAAGGCGGAGCGCGGCCAGGTTGCGACCAAGCGGGCTGAGGTCAGCGCGCCTCCCGGCTACAGCGAGCACCACACCGGCTACGCTGTGGACATCGGGGACGGCAATACGCCAGCGACCAACTTGAGCCAAAGCTTCGAGGAGACGCGGGCCTTTCAGTGGCTCCAGCAAAATGCCGCTTTTTACAGCTTTGAGCTGTCCTTTCCCCAGGGCAATCCCCAGGGCGTCAGCTATGAACCTTGGCACTGGCGCTACGTGGGCGATCGCGCCAGTCTAGAGACGTTCTACAAAGCGCGGGAGCGGACTGCTGAAACAGCTCCCGAGGCAGCGCCCTAG
- a CDS encoding cadherin-like domain-containing protein, giving the protein MSLTFLSLFDDNFYRFTNPDVYYSIGQGDFPNGQAHFETFGRFEGRDPGPLFNAQYYLEQNPDVAAAIARGTFRNALDHYILAGQFEGRATTPFFDEKYYLANNPDVANAVRNGVVSSGLEHFIVSGEAEGRRPFEGFNERAYLSTYPDVATAVANGIFRSGFYHYVLLGHREGRQGLGSQFPPSALPDSVRVQEDSTALLSGLLLNDSDINEDPLRITQFSQPSHGSVSVGSNGHLVYKPNANYAGDDRFTYTISDGRGGTALGAVTVSVVPVNDVPTAAPDRMTTSEDTALVITPANVLGNDRDLDGDVLRLVSISQPQNGTIARNANGSYTYRPRANFHGTESLIYQVSDGQGGTASSQLTIQVRSVNDAAPVARPDFATTPEDMKVTIANVLANDSDVDGDRLSLIGHSQPKNGAVARQGDRFVYTPSTDFAGTDSFTYQVSDGQGGISTGVVTVTVTASNDKPVAVDDWVTATEDTPMVLSNLLSNDYDTDGHAFELLDVTQPTYGTVQLGKNNTVLYTPNDDYAGGDRFTYTIREEQGRIATATVYVEVLNTNDGPVAVDDRYEVEEDVPTVLNVVANDLDIDDDALQVQSWTNPKHGTITKNENGLLIYRSESDFNGPDRFTYIVMDAEGATAVATVNLTVTAVNDAPSAVDDTLLFRQEPFIFQRADLLANDGDRDGDILVVDRFTQPEHGELVDLGNGSYRYTPDPGFKGSSDAFTYTLRDRRGAESTARVTLSQFEGVRVNFQPASTLAVPDYLIDTGMALGDRGNGYRYGWIDQLTGLAANNAWSAYDRSPGSRDSVPKERSDTLIAMMEKGNFAWEMVIPNGTYDVLLGVGDPEATDSHYRISVEDRLIVDENTAVSGISQLVVRDTITVSDGRLTIGNDLDGSSPDAFKNAIAFVHIMPVFA; this is encoded by the coding sequence ATGTCGCTGACCTTCCTTTCGCTGTTCGACGATAATTTCTACCGCTTCACCAACCCCGACGTCTACTACAGCATCGGTCAGGGAGATTTCCCGAATGGCCAGGCCCACTTCGAGACCTTTGGTCGCTTCGAAGGGCGCGACCCCGGCCCCCTTTTCAACGCCCAGTACTACCTGGAGCAAAACCCTGACGTGGCAGCGGCGATCGCCCGCGGCACCTTCCGCAACGCCCTAGATCACTACATTTTGGCGGGACAGTTTGAAGGACGAGCCACAACCCCATTCTTTGACGAGAAGTACTACCTCGCCAACAACCCCGACGTCGCCAATGCGGTCCGCAATGGCGTTGTCAGCAGCGGACTCGAGCACTTCATCGTCTCCGGGGAAGCCGAGGGACGGCGTCCCTTTGAGGGGTTCAACGAGCGTGCCTACCTCAGTACTTATCCGGACGTTGCGACCGCCGTGGCCAACGGTATTTTCCGCAGCGGCTTCTATCACTATGTGCTGCTGGGCCACCGAGAAGGTCGCCAAGGACTGGGGAGCCAGTTTCCGCCCTCAGCTCTGCCGGACAGCGTGCGGGTCCAAGAAGACAGCACCGCGCTCTTGTCGGGTCTGCTGCTGAACGACAGCGACATCAACGAAGACCCCCTGCGGATCACCCAGTTTAGTCAGCCTAGTCACGGCAGCGTCAGCGTCGGCAGCAATGGCCACCTGGTTTACAAGCCCAACGCCAACTATGCCGGGGACGATCGCTTTACCTACACCATCAGCGACGGTCGAGGCGGCACGGCCCTGGGCGCTGTGACGGTCTCCGTGGTGCCGGTGAATGACGTGCCGACCGCAGCGCCTGACCGGATGACCACCAGCGAAGACACTGCCCTGGTCATCACGCCGGCCAACGTCTTGGGGAACGATCGCGACCTCGATGGGGATGTGCTGCGCCTGGTCAGCATTTCTCAGCCCCAAAATGGCACGATCGCCCGCAACGCCAACGGCAGCTACACCTATCGGCCCCGAGCAAATTTTCACGGCACCGAGTCTTTGATTTATCAAGTCAGCGATGGCCAAGGGGGCACGGCTAGCAGCCAGCTGACAATCCAGGTGCGCTCCGTCAATGATGCAGCGCCCGTCGCTAGGCCGGACTTCGCGACCACGCCCGAGGATATGAAGGTCACGATCGCCAATGTCTTGGCCAATGACAGCGACGTGGATGGCGATCGCCTGTCTCTGATCGGCCACAGCCAGCCCAAAAATGGCGCCGTCGCTCGTCAGGGCGATCGCTTCGTTTACACACCTAGCACTGACTTTGCAGGCACTGACAGCTTTACCTACCAGGTCAGCGATGGCCAAGGCGGCATCTCCACGGGCGTGGTCACCGTGACGGTCACCGCCAGCAATGACAAGCCGGTGGCGGTAGATGACTGGGTGACAGCGACAGAAGACACCCCCATGGTGCTGTCCAACCTGCTGAGCAATGATTACGACACGGACGGCCACGCCTTCGAGTTGCTGGATGTCACCCAGCCCACCTACGGCACCGTTCAGCTCGGCAAAAATAACACCGTGCTCTACACCCCCAATGATGACTATGCAGGGGGCGATCGCTTCACCTACACGATCCGGGAAGAGCAAGGCCGCATCGCCACGGCAACGGTGTACGTCGAAGTGCTCAACACCAATGACGGGCCGGTCGCAGTCGACGATCGCTACGAAGTCGAGGAAGATGTGCCGACGGTGCTCAACGTGGTCGCCAATGACCTCGACATCGATGACGACGCCCTTCAGGTCCAGAGCTGGACAAACCCCAAGCACGGCACCATTACTAAAAACGAGAACGGTCTCCTGATCTACCGGTCCGAATCGGACTTCAATGGCCCCGATCGCTTTACCTACATCGTCATGGATGCTGAGGGAGCGACCGCCGTTGCCACGGTGAATCTGACGGTGACGGCGGTGAACGACGCACCCTCGGCGGTGGATGACACGCTGCTGTTCCGGCAGGAGCCCTTTATTTTCCAGCGGGCCGATCTGCTGGCCAATGACGGCGATCGCGATGGGGACATTTTGGTGGTTGACCGATTTACCCAGCCTGAGCACGGCGAGCTGGTGGATCTGGGCAACGGCTCCTACCGCTACACGCCCGATCCAGGCTTCAAGGGCAGCAGCGACGCCTTTACCTACACGCTGCGCGATCGCCGCGGAGCAGAATCGACAGCGCGGGTGACCCTGAGCCAGTTTGAGGGCGTCCGGGTGAATTTCCAGCCTGCTTCGACGCTGGCGGTGCCTGACTACTTGATCGATACGGGAATGGCCCTGGGCGATCGCGGCAATGGCTACCGCTACGGCTGGATCGACCAGCTAACGGGTCTCGCGGCCAACAATGCCTGGAGCGCCTACGATCGCAGTCCCGGCAGCCGAGACTCTGTGCCCAAGGAGCGCAGCGATACCCTGATCGCCATGATGGAGAAAGGAAACTTTGCCTGGGAGATGGTGATTCCCAACGGGACCTACGACGTCCTGCTGGGCGTGGGCGATCCGGAAGCGACCGACAGTCACTACCGAATTTCGGTCGAAGATCGCCTGATCGTGGACGAGAACACGGCGGTTAGCGGCATTAGTCAGCTAGTGGTGCGCGACACGATCACGGTTTCCGATGGCCGCCTGACCATTGGTAACGACCTCGACGGCAGCAGCCCCGACGCCTTCAAGAACGCGATCGCCTTTGTGCACATCATGCCGGTCTTTGCTTAG
- a CDS encoding AEC family transporter yields MTNFGPKLLGLYLQLGGGIAIGWLLGRWLPPSVALRLGQSLFWVGVPLSIFSFLRQTDLSGGVWIAPIAAWAAMLLGIALAALWMRRSSQRLGPGTDGPLSPWAKPSQGSFLLSSMVGNTGYLGYPIALAIAGPQYFGWALFYDLIGSTIGAYGLGVLIAARYGMSAPSNLQMLQALLKNPALASLLLGLLWKDQPMPALLERTLSHLAWGVIGVALVLLGMRLSQLATWNQWPHAIASLTIKMLIVPLVLGAALPWLGLSSPAQQVLILQMAMPPAFATLVITEAYDLDRSLTVTSLAVGTFSLLIVLPFWLWLFGFTASSA; encoded by the coding sequence ATGACAAACTTTGGCCCAAAACTGCTTGGCCTCTACCTCCAGCTAGGAGGCGGCATCGCGATCGGCTGGCTCTTGGGGCGCTGGCTGCCGCCATCGGTGGCGCTTCGCTTGGGCCAAAGCCTGTTTTGGGTGGGAGTGCCGCTGAGTATCTTTAGCTTCTTGCGCCAGACCGATCTGTCGGGCGGTGTCTGGATCGCGCCGATCGCGGCCTGGGCGGCCATGCTGCTGGGAATTGCCTTGGCGGCGCTGTGGATGCGTCGCTCCAGTCAGCGCTTGGGACCAGGGACGGACGGCCCCCTCTCCCCCTGGGCAAAGCCATCCCAGGGCAGCTTCTTGCTCTCCTCGATGGTGGGCAACACCGGATATCTGGGCTATCCGATCGCCCTGGCCATTGCCGGCCCGCAATACTTTGGCTGGGCGCTCTTTTATGACCTGATCGGCTCGACCATCGGAGCCTATGGCTTGGGGGTCTTGATCGCGGCGCGCTATGGCATGAGTGCCCCGAGCAATCTGCAGATGCTGCAAGCCCTGCTGAAAAATCCTGCCTTGGCCAGTCTGCTGCTGGGCCTGCTGTGGAAGGATCAGCCCATGCCCGCGCTGCTGGAGCGAACCCTCAGTCATTTGGCCTGGGGCGTGATCGGCGTGGCCCTGGTCCTCTTGGGGATGCGCCTCAGTCAGCTTGCGACCTGGAATCAGTGGCCCCACGCGATCGCCAGCCTCACGATCAAAATGCTGATTGTGCCCCTGGTCTTGGGCGCGGCGCTGCCCTGGCTGGGGCTCAGTAGCCCAGCTCAGCAGGTTTTGATTTTGCAGATGGCCATGCCGCCTGCCTTCGCGACCTTGGTGATTACAGAGGCCTACGATCTCGATCGCAGCCTGACTGTCACCTCACTGGCCGTCGGTACCTTCAGCTTGTTGATAGTTCTGCCGTTTTGGCTGTGGCTTTTTGGCTTCACCGCTAGTTCAGCCTAG
- the sbcC gene encoding exonuclease subunit SbcC, producing the protein MIPKRLTLKCFLSYREATLDFEGLHTACICGPNGAGKSSLLEAIAWALWGESRAAVEDDVIYMGAKEAQVDFVFEAQGQVYRVIRTRYRGQHSALEFQAQTLEGFRSLTRRGLRATQQLILDCLKLDYETFVNSAYLRQGRADEFMLKRPSERKQILADLLKLGQYDELGDRAKDLARQYKGQIQLLEQSWAQLQEQLALGEAIAADQAQRQADLEQLQQAQDADQAQLQAWQAQQQQRRSWQQELTWHQQQHQQLLQDVQVLLQEIAAAQGQKEALEVVLAQSEAIAAQYADFQALQAQEARQSEKFRQYQQLQHGIQDLQQLIAREASDRQAELGRLETQLEALRQQDLEAQQVLSKQGEVEAALAQLTQARQSLADLDQLQMKVAPLAQRRQPLQAQLDRAAARLSARWEELQASAQQLQAQQSQQPTLENALVDLTGKLEYLERRRIYRQRVQEKGLERRSFMDRLQAHQRDYETQLAELEQKMQLLGEPDALCPLCDRPLDEQHWALVQQKHQATQGELQDLLWVVRQQLAVSEREIQVLRQEYRDLGRELDQEGLVRERRGQLQQQLQATLEAQRSLAQVQTEMASIERSLQAQDYAPQLSEELRLLDETLAQLSYDEKTHALARGQVDRWRWAEIKQAEIKQAQQRRQQLAEREPQLQAQLVALQEAIAQSQRPDGSPRQQQMTALRQQLANLDYDPDQHNALRQTLRDNQMWQLRYQELQQAQQQHPELLQRCEVLAERLAARQQDAETVAQQIAQLTTQLTTSPDHAPAIAQIEQQMHQRRADLDRCLADLGRLQQQQQQLAWMAQQSDEQRRQIVALHHRHRVYRELAQAFGKNGIQALMIENVLPQLEVETNQILARLSANQLHVQFVTQRAGRRAAKSRSRVTKLIDTLDILIADTRGTRPFETYSGGEAFRISFAIRLALARLLAQRSGTALRMLIIDEGFGTQDQEGCDRLIAAINAIAPDFACILTITHMPRFKEAFQSRIEVGKTELGSHLSLHI; encoded by the coding sequence ATGATTCCGAAACGACTGACGCTCAAATGTTTTCTGAGCTATCGCGAAGCGACCCTAGACTTTGAGGGGCTGCACACGGCCTGCATTTGCGGCCCCAACGGGGCGGGCAAGTCGTCGCTACTCGAGGCGATCGCCTGGGCGCTGTGGGGCGAGAGTCGGGCTGCGGTGGAGGACGACGTCATTTATATGGGGGCCAAAGAAGCCCAGGTGGACTTTGTCTTTGAGGCGCAGGGGCAGGTGTACCGGGTAATCCGCACCCGCTACCGGGGCCAGCATAGCGCCCTGGAGTTTCAGGCCCAGACTCTGGAGGGCTTTCGCAGCTTGACCCGGCGAGGCTTGCGGGCTACGCAGCAGCTGATTTTGGACTGCCTCAAGCTGGACTATGAGACCTTTGTCAATTCGGCCTATTTGCGTCAGGGCCGAGCGGACGAGTTTATGCTCAAGCGGCCTAGCGAGCGCAAGCAAATCTTGGCGGACCTGCTCAAACTGGGCCAGTACGATGAGCTGGGCGATCGCGCGAAGGACTTGGCGCGCCAGTACAAGGGGCAAATTCAGCTTTTGGAGCAGAGCTGGGCCCAGCTCCAGGAGCAGCTGGCCCTAGGAGAGGCGATCGCGGCAGATCAGGCCCAGCGTCAGGCGGATCTCGAGCAGCTTCAGCAGGCTCAAGATGCGGACCAAGCCCAACTTCAGGCATGGCAGGCCCAGCAGCAGCAGCGCCGGAGCTGGCAGCAAGAACTCACTTGGCACCAGCAGCAACACCAGCAGCTTTTGCAGGATGTGCAGGTGTTGCTGCAAGAAATTGCTGCTGCCCAGGGCCAAAAAGAGGCCCTAGAGGTGGTGCTGGCGCAGTCCGAGGCGATCGCGGCTCAGTACGCAGACTTTCAGGCGCTGCAAGCCCAAGAAGCGCGTCAAAGCGAGAAATTTCGCCAGTATCAGCAGCTTCAGCACGGGATACAGGATCTCCAGCAGCTGATCGCTCGGGAGGCGAGCGATCGCCAGGCAGAGCTGGGCCGGCTCGAAACCCAGCTGGAGGCCCTGCGCCAGCAGGACTTGGAGGCGCAGCAGGTTTTGTCTAAACAAGGAGAGGTCGAGGCGGCGCTGGCCCAGCTGACCCAGGCTCGCCAGAGCTTGGCTGACCTCGATCAGCTGCAAATGAAGGTTGCGCCCCTGGCCCAGCGGCGGCAGCCCCTCCAGGCCCAGCTCGATCGGGCGGCGGCGCGCCTCAGTGCCCGCTGGGAGGAGTTGCAGGCGTCGGCTCAGCAGCTCCAGGCTCAGCAGTCCCAGCAGCCTACCCTAGAAAATGCGCTGGTCGACTTGACCGGCAAGCTGGAGTATCTGGAGCGGCGGCGCATCTACCGTCAGCGCGTCCAGGAAAAGGGCCTAGAGCGGCGCAGCTTCATGGACCGGTTGCAGGCGCATCAGCGCGATTATGAGACGCAGCTGGCGGAGCTGGAGCAGAAAATGCAGCTCTTGGGCGAACCGGATGCGCTGTGTCCGCTGTGCGATCGCCCCCTCGATGAGCAGCACTGGGCGTTGGTTCAGCAAAAGCATCAGGCGACTCAGGGAGAGCTGCAGGATCTGCTGTGGGTGGTGCGGCAGCAGCTGGCGGTCTCAGAGCGAGAAATTCAGGTTTTGCGCCAGGAGTATCGGGACTTGGGGCGAGAGCTGGACCAAGAGGGGCTGGTGCGAGAGCGACGGGGCCAGCTCCAGCAGCAGCTTCAGGCGACGCTGGAGGCTCAGCGATCGCTAGCCCAGGTCCAGACGGAGATGGCCAGCATCGAGCGATCGCTCCAGGCCCAAGACTATGCGCCCCAGCTCTCGGAGGAGTTGCGCCTGCTGGATGAGACCCTGGCCCAGCTCAGCTACGACGAGAAAACCCACGCCCTAGCCCGGGGACAGGTCGATCGCTGGCGCTGGGCCGAAATCAAGCAGGCCGAGATCAAGCAGGCCCAGCAGCGGCGGCAGCAGCTAGCAGAGCGAGAGCCCCAGCTCCAGGCTCAGCTGGTCGCCCTCCAGGAGGCGATCGCCCAAAGCCAGCGCCCCGACGGCTCGCCGCGCCAGCAGCAAATGACGGCCCTGCGCCAGCAGCTAGCGAACCTAGACTACGACCCCGATCAGCACAACGCCCTGCGTCAAACCCTGCGCGACAACCAAATGTGGCAACTGCGCTATCAAGAGCTGCAGCAGGCCCAGCAGCAGCACCCCGAGCTGCTCCAGCGCTGCGAAGTGCTGGCGGAACGTCTGGCCGCGCGCCAGCAGGACGCCGAAACCGTCGCTCAGCAAATCGCACAGTTGACGACCCAGCTGACCACCTCGCCCGATCACGCCCCGGCGATCGCCCAGATCGAGCAGCAGATGCACCAGCGCCGAGCCGACCTGGACCGATGTCTGGCGGACCTGGGGCGATTGCAGCAGCAGCAGCAGCAGCTGGCCTGGATGGCCCAGCAGTCCGACGAGCAGCGCCGCCAAATCGTCGCCCTTCACCACCGCCACCGCGTTTATCGGGAGCTGGCCCAGGCCTTTGGCAAAAACGGCATTCAGGCCCTGATGATCGAAAATGTGCTGCCCCAGCTGGAGGTGGAAACCAACCAAATTTTGGCCCGGCTGAGCGCCAACCAGCTGCACGTCCAGTTCGTGACGCAGCGGGCAGGCCGCCGCGCCGCCAAGTCCCGCAGCCGCGTGACCAAGCTGATCGACACCCTGGATATCTTGATCGCCGATACCCGAGGAACGCGCCCCTTCGAGACCTATTCCGGAGGCGAAGCGTTTCGAATCAGCTTTGCCATTCGTCTGGCCCTGGCGCGGCTACTGGCCCAGCGATCGGGTACGGCCTTGCGGATGCTGATTATTGATGAGGGCTTCGGCACCCAAGATCAAGAAGGGTGCGATCGCCTGATTGCCGCCATCAACGCGATCGCACCCGATTTTGCCTGTATTCTCACCATCACCCACATGCCCCGCTTCAAGGAGGCCTTTCAGTCGCGCATTGAGGTGGGTAAGACCGAGCTCGGCTCCCACCTCAGCCTGCATATCTAA
- the ilvC gene encoding ketol-acid reductoisomerase yields MARMYYDSDANLDLLQGKTIAIIGYGSQGHAHALNLKDSGLNVIVGLYPGSRSAAKAEAAGLKVHSVADAAKAADFIMILLPDEVQKTVYQNEIAPNLTAGKVLSFAHGFNIHFGQVVPPEDVDVVMVAPKGPGHLVRRTYEQGQGVPALFAVYQDATGQARDRAMAYAKGIGGTRAGILETTFREETETDLFGEQVVLCGGLSELIKSGFETLVNAGYQPELAYFECLHEVKLIVDLIVEGGLATMRDSISNTAEYGDYTRGPRIITDETRAEMRKVLSEIQSGQFAREFVLENQSGKPGFTAMRRREAEHPIEEVGKDLRAMFSWLKKN; encoded by the coding sequence ATGGCCCGCATGTACTATGACTCGGACGCTAACCTCGATTTACTTCAGGGAAAAACGATCGCCATCATTGGTTATGGTTCTCAGGGCCACGCCCACGCCCTCAACCTCAAAGACAGCGGTCTGAATGTGATCGTCGGTTTGTATCCGGGAAGCCGCTCAGCAGCCAAAGCTGAAGCTGCGGGGCTCAAGGTCCACTCGGTTGCTGACGCCGCCAAAGCCGCAGACTTCATCATGATTCTGCTGCCCGACGAGGTGCAAAAGACCGTTTATCAAAACGAAATTGCGCCGAACCTGACCGCGGGTAAGGTCCTGTCCTTTGCCCACGGTTTCAACATCCACTTCGGTCAAGTGGTGCCCCCCGAAGATGTGGACGTGGTGATGGTCGCACCCAAGGGCCCTGGCCACTTGGTGCGTCGGACCTATGAGCAAGGCCAAGGCGTGCCGGCTCTGTTTGCGGTGTACCAAGACGCGACGGGCCAAGCCCGCGATCGCGCCATGGCCTACGCCAAGGGCATCGGCGGCACCCGCGCCGGTATCCTCGAAACCACCTTCCGCGAAGAAACCGAAACCGACCTCTTTGGTGAGCAGGTAGTGCTCTGCGGCGGTCTGAGCGAGCTGATCAAGTCTGGCTTCGAGACCCTGGTGAATGCTGGCTATCAGCCGGAGCTGGCCTACTTCGAGTGCCTGCATGAGGTGAAGCTGATCGTTGACCTGATCGTGGAAGGCGGTCTGGCCACCATGCGCGACAGCATCTCCAACACCGCTGAGTACGGCGACTATACCCGCGGTCCTCGCATCATCACCGACGAAACCCGCGCCGAAATGCGCAAGGTGCTGAGCGAGATTCAGTCGGGCCAGTTCGCTCGGGAGTTTGTGCTGGAGAACCAGTCTGGCAAGCCTGGTTTCACCGCGATGCGTCGCCGCGAGGCCGAGCATCCCATCGAAGAAGTGGGCAAAGACCTGCGAGCTATGTTTAGCTGGCTGAAGAAGAACTAA
- the accD gene encoding acetyl-CoA carboxylase, carboxyltransferase subunit beta, producing the protein MSLFDWFANRQKSGPISPDRQEREIADGLWHKCESCGVLTYTKDLQANQMVCLECNHHIRIYSDERIEQLIDEGTWSAMDEVVSPVDPLKFRDRKSYSDRIREAQDKTGLIDAVKTGLGNLDDLPVALGVMDFRFMGGSMGSVVGEKLTRLIERATRERCPVIIICASGGARMQEGMLSLMQMAKISGALEKHREARLLYIPVLTHPTTGGVTASFAMLGDIIIAEPKAMIGFAGRRVIEQTIREKLPEDFQTAEYLMHHGFVDAIVPRPQMKKTLAQLIRLHQQPLTPASHRIQLPEAIPLGSAGHTDGL; encoded by the coding sequence ATGTCTTTATTTGATTGGTTTGCGAATCGTCAGAAGTCCGGTCCGATCAGCCCCGATCGCCAAGAGCGGGAAATTGCAGACGGCCTGTGGCACAAATGCGAGTCCTGCGGCGTTTTGACCTACACCAAAGACCTCCAGGCCAACCAAATGGTGTGCCTCGAGTGCAATCATCACATCCGCATCTACAGCGATGAGCGCATTGAGCAGCTCATCGATGAGGGCACCTGGTCTGCCATGGATGAGGTTGTGAGCCCCGTTGACCCCCTCAAGTTCCGCGATCGCAAGTCCTACAGCGATCGCATCCGCGAAGCCCAGGACAAAACTGGCCTCATCGACGCCGTCAAAACTGGCCTTGGCAACCTGGACGACCTGCCCGTCGCCCTGGGGGTCATGGACTTTCGCTTCATGGGCGGCAGCATGGGGTCTGTGGTCGGCGAAAAGCTCACCCGCCTGATCGAGCGCGCCACCCGCGAGCGCTGCCCCGTGATCATCATCTGCGCCTCTGGCGGCGCCCGGATGCAGGAAGGCATGCTCAGCCTGATGCAGATGGCCAAAATCTCTGGCGCCCTCGAAAAGCACCGCGAGGCCCGGCTGCTCTACATTCCTGTCTTGACCCACCCCACCACTGGCGGCGTCACGGCTAGCTTTGCCATGCTAGGCGACATCATCATTGCCGAACCCAAGGCCATGATTGGCTTTGCAGGCCGCCGCGTGATCGAGCAAACCATTCGCGAAAAGCTCCCCGAAGATTTCCAGACCGCAGAATATTTGATGCACCATGGCTTTGTGGACGCCATTGTGCCGCGCCCGCAGATGAAGAAGACGCTAGCCCAGCTGATTCGCCTCCATCAGCAGCCCCTTACGCCCGCTTCCCACCGCATTCAGCTGCCAGAAGCCATTCCCCTCGGCTCTGCCGGCCACACAGACGGCCTCTAA
- a CDS encoding phosphoribosyltransferase has protein sequence MSETSDLYVTWADYHQKIEQLSTLIYQSGWEFNQIVCLAKGGVRVGDILSRLYDVPLAILATSSYGGPNNRLRGSLTFSQDLTKTTANLGSHILLVDDLVDSGITLQRTLTWLDRRYGFYIDEVRTAVLWYKACSVIAPDYYVDHLPHNPWIHQPFERYEQMTPAELAAKTAPAASPVS, from the coding sequence ATGTCGGAGACCTCAGATTTATACGTCACCTGGGCGGACTACCACCAAAAAATTGAGCAGCTTTCCACGCTGATTTACCAGTCAGGCTGGGAGTTCAATCAGATTGTTTGTCTCGCCAAGGGCGGCGTGCGGGTTGGAGACATTTTGTCTCGGCTCTACGACGTTCCGCTCGCCATCTTGGCCACCTCCTCCTACGGCGGCCCCAACAACCGCCTGCGAGGGTCGCTGACGTTCTCCCAGGACCTCACGAAAACTACCGCCAACCTGGGCAGCCATATTTTGCTTGTGGATGACTTGGTGGACTCAGGCATCACCCTCCAGCGCACCTTGACCTGGCTGGATCGGCGCTATGGGTTCTACATCGACGAGGTGCGCACTGCGGTCTTGTGGTACAAGGCCTGTTCGGTCATTGCGCCGGACTACTACGTCGACCACCTGCCCCACAACCCCTGGATTCATCAGCCCTTTGAGCGCTACGAGCAGATGACACCCGCCGAACTGGCCGCAAAAACGGCCCCGGCAGCTAGCCCCGTCAGCTAG
- a CDS encoding response regulator: MSPTEPIASEPASHARILLIEDNDINRRLLSEYLVHFHYEVTDLPDGTNLFGAIAEIHPDIILLDLKLPYIDGFQLLSELRQHPQWSRLPVIVVSAFAFVTDQKRALALGARRYFVKPINPLLLREAIEVELERS; this comes from the coding sequence GTGAGCCCCACCGAACCGATCGCTTCAGAGCCTGCCAGCCACGCTCGGATCTTGTTAATCGAGGACAATGACATCAACCGTCGGCTTCTGAGTGAATATTTGGTTCATTTTCACTACGAAGTCACTGACCTGCCCGACGGAACGAACCTCTTTGGGGCGATCGCCGAAATCCATCCCGACATTATCCTGCTAGACCTTAAGCTTCCCTACATTGATGGCTTTCAGCTCCTGAGCGAGCTTCGTCAGCACCCTCAGTGGAGCCGATTACCAGTCATCGTGGTCTCAGCTTTCGCCTTTGTCACCGACCAAAAGCGTGCTTTGGCGCTCGGTGCCCGACGATACTTCGTGAAACCCATCAATCCACTGCTACTGCGAGAAGCGATCGAGGTAGAGCTCGAGCGGTCGTGA